A portion of the Acidisoma sp. PAMC 29798 genome contains these proteins:
- a CDS encoding CHASE3 domain-containing protein, producing MTKYIVTRANLMVFGVLIAILALVSAATWDRLSAARSARIWSQHSYAVLGALSDLNLGIRDAETGQRGYLLTGNDVYLRPYTAALGTVTLTEGELQQLTADNPVQQHDLDILAPLLQRKLNELAATVQARRDFGFDAALRIVQTNVGLDAMMAIESTIRSMTATETSLLNSHLATLDRRAQWVRVFVFGGTAIAILGLLLAAWMLNKAWSRSYRIEAEQRSLALRLRTSLDSLSQGIGVFSADRDLVHWNHCFQVLLDVPRAMMRIGTPYAALIEQAAEAGMTLETEDQLRHGRRKQGEAVVYEVSRNDEHHLELRRTTMPDGGFVLTISDMTKRAQAEAVLREVQRMQAIGQLTGGIAHDFNNLLTVILGNLEYVRGKLGHDPALQTRIERGMWAAQRGATLTSQLLAFARKQPLAPAPIDLGATMPDLVPLLRRTLGEHIDVRYVETAGLWPAMADAAQLESALLNLALNARDAMPGGGRLTIELANRVLDEDYASAHAEVVAGDYAMLAVSDTGHGMSPEVMKRAFEPFFTTKPDSKGTGLGLAMVFGFVKQSGGHVKIYSEPGEGTTVRLYLPRAVGATVQAAQRVGAPIDLPRGSATILVVEDEPAVREIAVAILSELGYRVLEAGDGEEALRVFGAHATTIDMLLTDVVLPGRVRGREVSERITAMRPDVKTLYMSGYTENSIVHQGRLDDGVQFIGKPFKREQLARKVAEVLGYSGAVDERNVIQMKSRPGD from the coding sequence ATGACCAAGTATATCGTGACCCGAGCCAATCTGATGGTGTTCGGTGTGCTGATCGCCATCCTGGCGCTCGTCAGCGCGGCCACCTGGGATCGTTTGAGCGCGGCACGCAGCGCACGCATTTGGTCTCAGCACAGCTACGCCGTGCTCGGTGCGCTCAGCGACCTCAACCTTGGTATCCGTGATGCCGAAACGGGCCAGCGTGGCTATCTGCTGACCGGGAACGACGTTTATTTGCGGCCCTATACGGCCGCATTGGGAACTGTCACGCTGACGGAAGGCGAGCTGCAGCAGCTCACGGCGGACAATCCCGTCCAGCAGCATGACCTCGACATTCTCGCCCCGCTGTTGCAGCGTAAGCTCAACGAACTGGCGGCAACCGTTCAGGCGCGACGAGACTTCGGCTTCGACGCCGCGCTCCGCATCGTCCAAACCAATGTCGGCCTCGATGCCATGATGGCGATCGAATCGACCATTCGGTCGATGACGGCGACGGAAACAAGCCTGCTCAACAGCCACCTCGCCACCCTCGATCGTCGCGCCCAGTGGGTGCGCGTCTTCGTCTTCGGGGGCACGGCGATTGCCATCCTCGGCCTGCTGCTGGCGGCCTGGATGCTGAACAAGGCCTGGTCCCGCTCCTATCGGATCGAGGCGGAGCAGCGCAGCCTCGCTCTGCGCCTCCGCACGTCCCTCGACAGTCTGAGCCAGGGAATCGGTGTTTTCAGCGCGGACCGCGACCTTGTTCATTGGAACCACTGCTTCCAGGTGCTGCTGGATGTGCCGCGCGCCATGATGCGTATCGGCACGCCCTATGCCGCCTTGATCGAGCAAGCGGCAGAAGCCGGCATGACCCTGGAGACGGAAGACCAGCTGAGACACGGCAGACGCAAGCAGGGCGAAGCGGTGGTCTACGAGGTTAGCCGGAACGACGAGCACCACCTTGAACTGCGGCGCACGACGATGCCGGACGGTGGCTTCGTGCTGACCATCAGCGATATGACCAAACGCGCCCAGGCCGAAGCCGTGTTGCGGGAAGTGCAACGGATGCAGGCGATCGGTCAGCTCACCGGCGGCATCGCTCACGACTTCAACAATCTCCTCACCGTCATTCTGGGCAACCTGGAATACGTGCGCGGCAAGCTCGGCCACGACCCCGCTCTCCAAACTCGCATCGAGCGCGGCATGTGGGCCGCGCAGCGCGGCGCGACCCTGACCAGCCAATTACTAGCTTTCGCGCGCAAGCAGCCCCTCGCCCCGGCGCCGATCGACCTCGGCGCTACGATGCCCGATCTGGTGCCCCTGCTGAGACGCACGCTGGGCGAACATATCGATGTGCGCTACGTGGAAACTGCGGGGCTTTGGCCGGCAATGGCAGACGCGGCGCAGCTTGAAAGCGCACTGCTCAACCTGGCGCTGAACGCGCGGGACGCGATGCCGGGTGGCGGCCGCCTGACCATCGAATTGGCGAACCGTGTGCTGGACGAGGACTATGCCAGCGCCCATGCAGAGGTCGTCGCGGGCGACTATGCGATGCTCGCCGTGTCGGACACCGGCCACGGCATGTCCCCCGAGGTGATGAAGCGGGCGTTCGAGCCGTTCTTCACCACCAAGCCGGATAGCAAAGGCACGGGCCTCGGCCTCGCGATGGTCTTCGGCTTCGTCAAGCAATCCGGCGGCCATGTGAAGATCTACTCCGAGCCCGGTGAGGGCACGACGGTGCGCCTGTATTTGCCCCGTGCCGTTGGGGCGACCGTCCAGGCCGCCCAGCGCGTCGGGGCGCCGATCGACCTGCCGCGCGGCTCGGCGACAATTCTGGTAGTGGAAGACGAGCCGGCGGTGCGGGAGATTGCGGTCGCGATCTTGTCCGAACTTGGCTACCGCGTGTTGGAAGCGGGCGACGGCGAGGAGGCGCTGCGCGTTTTCGGCGCCCATGCCACGACGATCGACATGCTCCTGACCGATGTCGTGCTGCCCGGACGCGTGCGTGGGCGTGAGGTGTCCGAGCGCATCACCGCGATGCGGCCGGATGTGAAGACGCTGTATATGTCGGGCTATACCGAAAATTCCATCGTCCATCAGGGGCGACTGGATGACGGCGTGCAGTTCATCGGCAAGCCTTTCAAGCGCGAGCAACTCGCGCGCAAAGTTGCCGAGGTCCTTGGCTATTCCGGCGCGGTGGATGAGCGGAACGTTATTCAGATGAAGTCCCGGCCGGGGGATTAG
- a CDS encoding class I SAM-dependent methyltransferase, whose translation MTDSTDARLAAQYEAYPYPARDPKEEAKRLIIGSPSHLREIDYWVFGATRPRATPLNALVAGGGTGDGTIMLATQMARAERPGRVTYLDRSRAAMKIARTRAKARGLTNIDWVEGSIPDLPRLGLGPFDYIDCCGVLHHLPDPQAGLAALVSVLAPDGGMGLMVYAPHGRTGVYMVQEAMSLLAPPDQAPAARLDVAKRVMKHLPDSNWLRFNRNFSDHVTGGEAGLYDLLLNPRDRAFTVSAFAALLASEGMAVSAFMEPMRYDPATWLQADPKLRARAAELDATQQAALAEALTANMSVHIAYCRRAAEPVTRADPLLDTAVPIMREVPGAELVKSIRPDGGLPFLFDGLRAVVRLPPEAPAILQAVDGVRTLGQIAALLTGRGMAEAKFRRAWAETFAAMQAVNRILLAPPP comes from the coding sequence ATGACCGACAGCACAGATGCCCGGCTCGCCGCCCAATATGAGGCCTATCCCTATCCCGCCCGCGACCCGAAGGAGGAAGCGAAGCGGCTGATTATCGGCAGCCCCTCACATCTGCGCGAGATCGACTATTGGGTCTTCGGCGCCACACGGCCACGTGCCACGCCTTTGAACGCGCTTGTCGCGGGCGGTGGCACCGGGGACGGCACCATCATGCTGGCGACCCAGATGGCGCGGGCCGAGCGCCCGGGGCGTGTCACCTATCTCGATCGCTCCCGCGCCGCCATGAAGATCGCCCGCACGCGGGCCAAGGCGCGCGGGCTCACCAATATCGATTGGGTCGAAGGCTCGATCCCTGATCTGCCGAGGCTGGGCCTGGGGCCGTTTGACTACATCGATTGCTGCGGCGTGCTGCATCACCTGCCCGATCCGCAGGCGGGCCTCGCCGCCCTGGTGTCGGTGCTCGCGCCCGATGGCGGCATGGGCCTGATGGTCTATGCCCCGCATGGCCGCACCGGCGTCTATATGGTGCAGGAGGCGATGAGCCTGCTGGCGCCGCCGGATCAGGCGCCCGCCGCGCGGCTGGATGTGGCGAAGCGGGTGATGAAGCATCTGCCGGACAGCAACTGGCTGCGCTTCAACCGCAACTTCTCCGACCATGTCACCGGCGGGGAGGCGGGGCTGTACGACCTGCTGCTCAATCCCCGCGACCGCGCCTTCACCGTGAGCGCCTTTGCGGCACTGCTGGCCAGCGAGGGGATGGCGGTTTCCGCCTTCATGGAGCCGATGCGCTATGACCCCGCAACCTGGCTGCAAGCGGACCCCAAGCTGCGCGCCCGCGCGGCGGAGCTGGACGCGACGCAGCAGGCGGCTCTGGCCGAGGCGCTGACCGCGAATATGAGCGTGCACATCGCCTATTGCCGCCGCGCGGCCGAGCCCGTGACGCGCGCCGATCCACTGTTGGACACGGCGGTGCCGATCATGCGGGAGGTTCCGGGCGCGGAACTGGTCAAGTCGATCCGGCCCGACGGCGGCTTGCCGTTCTTGTTCGACGGCTTGCGCGCCGTGGTGCGCCTGCCGCCCGAGGCGCCGGCGATTCTCCAAGCGGTCGACGGCGTGCGGACATTGGGCCAGATCGCCGCCTTGCTGACAGGCCGCGGCATGGCGGAGGCGAAATTCCGGCGCGCCTGGGCGGAGACCTTTGCGGCCATGCAGGCGGTGAATCGGATCCTGCTCGCACCGCCGCCTTGA
- a CDS encoding invasion associated locus B family protein, whose product MHKILLTATAFITIAVPAMAASKAVGPTALGVFSDWTAAETETGGVHVCYAFTRAIGSAKTPSAGMILVTQRPTSRDEVVVNAPSAYPAKTEVAVQIDKQDAMSFYTAGKAAFARDGRAAVIDMQRGSGASASWAGKGEKMGQKFSLSGFSAAYGAIVKACPAK is encoded by the coding sequence ATGCACAAGATTCTTTTGACCGCCACGGCCTTCATCACAATTGCCGTGCCCGCTATGGCGGCCAGCAAGGCGGTGGGGCCGACCGCACTGGGCGTCTTCTCGGATTGGACGGCCGCCGAAACCGAAACGGGCGGGGTTCATGTCTGCTACGCCTTCACGCGCGCCATCGGCAGTGCAAAGACGCCCTCGGCCGGGATGATCCTGGTGACGCAGCGGCCGACCTCTCGCGATGAGGTGGTGGTCAACGCGCCCTCCGCCTATCCCGCGAAGACCGAGGTCGCCGTCCAGATCGACAAGCAGGACGCGATGTCCTTCTACACCGCCGGCAAAGCCGCCTTCGCGCGGGATGGCCGCGCCGCCGTCATCGATATGCAGCGCGGCAGCGGCGCCAGCGCAAGCTGGGCCGGCAAGGGCGAAAAGATGGGCCAAAAATTCTCGCTCTCGGGTTTCAGCGCCGCCTATGGCGCCATCGTCAAAGCCTGTCCCGCCAAGTGA
- the rlmN gene encoding 23S rRNA (adenine(2503)-C(2))-methyltransferase RlmN: protein MIYPAGDDAARIMAKAALFAPPPAQMADGRRDLVGLSREELAAEVAAIGEQPFRAKQLWHWIYHQGVTDFALMSSMAKPMRDKLAEHFVVGRPDPVVVQTSTDETRKFLFRFRDGQEAETVYIPDKQEDRGAVCLSSQVGCTLSCSFCHTGTQRLMRNLGAAEIVGQFMGARDSYKEWPSPKGETPRLLSTIVLMGMGEPLYNYENVAKAMRIVMDGEGIALSRRRITLSTSGVVPMMDRAGAELGVNLAVSLHAVRDELRDELVPLNRKYPIAELIAACRRYPGASNARRITFEYVMLKGINDSEADARLLVELIAGLPAKVNLIPFNPWPGSAYETSTPAAIRRFSTIVMDAGYAAPVRTPRGQDILAACGQLKTETVLARGRAAAA, encoded by the coding sequence ATGATATACCCCGCCGGGGATGATGCCGCGCGCATCATGGCAAAGGCGGCCCTCTTCGCGCCGCCGCCTGCTCAAATGGCCGATGGCCGGCGTGACCTGGTGGGACTGTCCCGTGAGGAGCTTGCGGCCGAGGTCGCAGCCATTGGCGAGCAGCCCTTCCGCGCCAAGCAGCTTTGGCACTGGATCTATCATCAAGGCGTGACCGATTTCGCGCTGATGAGTTCGATGGCCAAGCCGATGCGCGACAAGCTTGCCGAGCATTTCGTGGTCGGCCGGCCTGATCCTGTTGTGGTGCAGACGAGCACGGACGAGACGCGGAAATTCCTGTTCCGCTTTCGCGACGGACAGGAAGCCGAGACCGTCTATATCCCCGACAAGCAGGAAGATCGCGGCGCCGTCTGCCTGTCCTCGCAGGTCGGCTGCACCTTGTCCTGCAGCTTTTGTCACACCGGCACGCAGCGCTTGATGCGCAACCTGGGCGCCGCCGAAATCGTCGGCCAGTTCATGGGTGCGCGCGACAGCTACAAGGAATGGCCGAGCCCGAAGGGCGAGACGCCCCGCCTGCTGTCCACCATCGTGCTGATGGGCATGGGTGAACCGCTGTACAATTACGAAAACGTCGCCAAGGCGATGCGCATCGTCATGGACGGCGAAGGCATCGCCCTCTCCCGTCGCCGCATCACCCTCTCGACCAGTGGCGTGGTGCCGATGATGGACCGCGCCGGCGCTGAATTGGGCGTCAATCTCGCGGTGTCGCTGCATGCGGTGCGGGACGAGTTGCGCGATGAACTGGTGCCGCTGAACCGCAAATATCCGATTGCCGAGCTGATCGCGGCCTGCCGCCGTTACCCGGGCGCCTCGAACGCCCGGCGCATCACCTTCGAATACGTCATGCTCAAGGGGATCAACGACAGCGAGGCCGATGCGCGGCTGCTGGTGGAGTTGATCGCCGGCCTTCCCGCCAAGGTGAACCTCATTCCGTTCAATCCCTGGCCCGGCAGCGCCTATGAGACGAGCACGCCGGCCGCCATCCGGCGTTTCTCGACGATCGTCATGGATGCGGGTTACGCGGCGCCGGTGCGCACGCCCCGCGGCCAGGACATCCTGGCGGCTTGCGGGCAGCTCAAGACGGAAACCGTCCTGGCGCGGGGCCGCGCGGCGGCTGCATAA
- a CDS encoding copper chaperone PCu(A)C, whose translation MRGILLAAAVLAYAAPAYAGGLTVTGAWSRVTPSAASPAVIYFTVTDAGAPDRLVGAATPVATSAGLHESKMANGMMEMDAVKDLPVAPGKPLVFSPSGYHVMLTGLTQTLDAGAHFPLTLTFASGATVTVQVTVQPMSYVPADAGSGDMGGMKM comes from the coding sequence ATGCGAGGCATTCTATTGGCGGCGGCGGTTCTGGCCTATGCCGCACCGGCCTATGCGGGCGGTTTGACGGTGACGGGCGCCTGGTCGCGCGTCACGCCATCGGCGGCCAGTCCGGCCGTCATCTACTTTACGGTCACCGATGCTGGCGCACCGGACAGGCTTGTAGGGGCCGCGACACCGGTCGCCACGAGTGCCGGCCTGCATGAGAGCAAGATGGCCAACGGCATGATGGAGATGGATGCCGTAAAGGATTTGCCGGTGGCGCCGGGCAAGCCGCTGGTGTTCTCACCCAGCGGCTATCACGTCATGCTGACGGGGCTCACTCAGACCCTGGATGCGGGCGCCCATTTCCCGCTGACGCTGACCTTTGCCAGCGGCGCCACGGTGACCGTTCAGGTCACCGTCCAGCCAATGAGCTACGTGCCGGCAGATGCGGGCAGTGGCGATATGGGCGGGATGAAGATGTAA
- a CDS encoding GolD/DthD family dehydrogenase, whose amino-acid sequence MPTAVERAYDLSGQVALLTGAARGIGLSTATMLAEQGARIVIVDSNPDVAQIAASLGASHIGVSIDVRDAAAIEAGVADIIAQTGRIDILVNNVGVGLVAPAVELTTEVWDVTMSVNLRAAFLFSREVGRHMIGRGYGRIVSLASQAALVALEDHVAYAASKAGIIGMTKVLALEWGPKGVNSNTISPTVINTPMGQMTWNGARGDSFRAKIPVGRFGEAEEVAHVVLYLVSGAAGMINGENIVIDGGYTIT is encoded by the coding sequence ATGCCGACCGCCGTAGAGCGTGCCTATGATCTGTCCGGGCAGGTCGCCCTGCTGACTGGCGCCGCCCGGGGTATCGGCCTTTCCACCGCCACGATGCTGGCCGAGCAGGGGGCGCGGATCGTGATCGTCGATTCCAACCCGGACGTGGCACAGATCGCAGCCTCCCTCGGCGCCAGCCATATCGGTGTGTCGATCGACGTGCGGGACGCAGCCGCCATCGAGGCTGGGGTCGCGGACATCATTGCCCAGACCGGGCGGATCGACATCCTGGTCAATAATGTCGGCGTCGGTCTGGTGGCGCCGGCTGTGGAGCTGACGACCGAGGTCTGGGACGTTACCATGAGCGTCAATCTCCGCGCCGCCTTCCTGTTTTCGCGTGAAGTCGGGCGGCACATGATCGGACGCGGCTATGGCCGCATCGTCAGCCTCGCCTCCCAGGCGGCGCTCGTCGCGCTGGAAGATCATGTCGCCTATGCCGCCAGTAAAGCCGGCATTATCGGCATGACTAAGGTGCTGGCGCTGGAATGGGGGCCGAAGGGCGTCAACAGCAACACCATCTCACCCACGGTAATCAATACGCCGATGGGCCAGATGACCTGGAACGGCGCGCGCGGGGACAGCTTTCGCGCTAAGATTCCCGTCGGGCGGTTCGGGGAAGCCGAGGAGGTCGCCCATGTCGTGCTGTATCTGGTGAGCGGTGCCGCCGGCATGATCAATGGCGAAAACATCGTCATCGACGGCGGCTACACCATTACCTAA
- a CDS encoding HpcH/HpaI aldolase family protein, with protein sequence MSGTPGYGGASATPGHRPNRLHEIWATGGAAINGWLSIPSAFSAEVMAHQGWDSLTIDMQHGVIDYADMVAMLTAISTTSTVPLVRTPWLEPGIMGKIIDAGAYGIICPMIETANDVEHFVSATSYAPRGRRSMGPIRAQLYGGRDYVAHANETVLRFAMIETVGALANLDAILAVDGLDAVYIGPSDLSIALGYPPKFDQEEPRVLEAITHIGRTARAAGKVAGIHNGYPAYARRMIDLGFNFVTVGTDALFLADGSKSMLAALKREPL encoded by the coding sequence ATGTCGGGAACCCCAGGATATGGCGGCGCCTCGGCGACGCCCGGTCATCGCCCAAACAGGTTGCATGAAATCTGGGCGACCGGGGGTGCCGCCATCAACGGCTGGCTGTCGATTCCCAGCGCTTTCTCGGCTGAGGTAATGGCCCATCAGGGCTGGGACAGCCTGACCATCGACATGCAGCATGGCGTGATCGACTACGCCGATATGGTGGCGATGCTCACGGCCATCTCGACCACGAGCACGGTGCCGCTGGTGCGCACGCCTTGGCTGGAACCCGGCATCATGGGCAAGATCATCGATGCAGGCGCTTACGGCATCATCTGCCCGATGATCGAAACCGCTAACGACGTCGAGCATTTTGTCAGTGCGACGTCGTATGCACCGCGTGGCCGCCGCAGCATGGGGCCGATTCGCGCCCAGCTTTATGGCGGTCGCGACTACGTCGCCCATGCGAATGAAACAGTCTTACGCTTCGCGATGATCGAAACCGTGGGTGCGCTGGCAAATCTCGACGCCATTCTGGCGGTCGATGGCTTGGACGCCGTCTATATCGGTCCATCGGACCTTTCGATCGCCCTCGGCTATCCGCCGAAATTCGATCAGGAGGAGCCGCGCGTCTTGGAGGCGATCACGCATATTGGCCGCACCGCGCGGGCTGCCGGCAAGGTCGCAGGCATCCATAACGGATACCCAGCCTATGCCAGGCGCATGATCGATCTTGGATTCAACTTCGTGACCGTCGGTACGGATGCACTCTTCCTCGCCGACGGGTCCAAAAGCATGCTGGCAGCTTTGAAGCGCGAG